From the Salmo trutta chromosome 2, fSalTru1.1, whole genome shotgun sequence genome, one window contains:
- the LOC115152042 gene encoding polycomb complex protein BMI-1-A isoform X2 has protein sequence MTMHRTTRIKITELNPHLMCVLCGGYFIDATTIIECLHSFCKMCIVRYLETSKYCPICDVPVHKTKPLLNIRSDKTLQDIVYKLVPGLFKNEMKRRRDFYADHPSVDATTRSNEDRGEVADEDKRIITDDEIISLSIEFFDHNKAEQTGVTEDQLTKEQVNNKRYLQCPAAMTIMHLRKFLRSKMDIPCTYQVEVMYEDEPLKDYYTLMDIAYIYTWRRNGPLPLKYRVRPSCKKMKMSHLQQEGQNSTGRSTESDSASDKACSPAAVPSTSSSLPSPGTPVQSPHPHFPHISKPVNGASISAPAPTRPFPFGKKTRKASLNGSSASSG, from the exons ATGACGATGCATCGAACAACCAGAATTAAGATAACGGAGCTGAACCCCCACCTcatgtgtgtgctgtgtggtggATACTTCATCGATGCCACAACCATTATAGAATGTCTCCATTCAT TCTGCAAGATGTGCATTGTGCGCTATCTGGAGACCAGCAAGTATTGCCCCATCTGTGACGTGCCAGTACACAAAACCAAGCCTCTGCTCAATATAAG GTCTGACAAAACCCTACAAGACATTGTCTACAAGCTGGTCCCTGGTCTCTTCAAAA ATGagatgaagagaaggagagacttTTACGCGGATCACCCTTCTGTAGATG CTACGACAAGGTCTAATGAGGATCGAGGGGAGGTGGCGGACGAGGACAAGAGAATCATCACAGACGATGAGATCATCAGCCTCTCCATTGAGTTCTTCGATCACAACAA GGCTGAACAGACCGGCGTGACTGAGGACCAACTGACTAAAGAACAG GTGAACAATAAGAGGTATCTGCAGTGTCCAGCAGCCATGACCATCATGCACCTGAGGAAGTTCCTCCGCAGTAAGATGGACATCCCCTGTACCTATCAG GTTGAAGTGATGTATGAAGATGAGCCACTGAAAGATTACTACACATTAATGGACATAGCCTACATCTACACCTGGAGAAGG AATGGCCCTTTGCCGTTGAAGTACCGCGTCAGACCTAGCTGTAAGAAGATGAAGATGAGTCATCTGCAGCAGGAGGGCCAGAACAGCACTGGTCGGTCCACTGAGAGCGACTCAGCCAGCGACAAAGCCTGCAGCCCTGCCGCtgtcccctccacctcctcatcctTGCCCAGCCCTGGCACCCCGGTGCAGTCCCCACACCCACACTTCCCCCACATCTCCAAGCCCGTCAATGGAGCCTCCATCTCGGCCCCAGCTCCTACCAGACCCTTCCCCTTTGGAAAAAAAACACGGAAGGCCTCGCTGAATGGTTCTTCTGCATCCTCGGGATGA
- the LOC115152042 gene encoding polycomb complex protein BMI-1-A isoform X1 produces the protein MTMHRTTRIKITELNPHLMCVLCGGYFIDATTIIECLHSFCKMCIVRYLETSKYCPICDVPVHKTKPLLNIRSDKTLQDIVYKLVPGLFKNEMKRRRDFYADHPSVDATTRSNEDRGEVADEDKRIITDDEIISLSIEFFDHNKYINKAEQTGVTEDQLTKEQVNNKRYLQCPAAMTIMHLRKFLRSKMDIPCTYQVEVMYEDEPLKDYYTLMDIAYIYTWRRNGPLPLKYRVRPSCKKMKMSHLQQEGQNSTGRSTESDSASDKACSPAAVPSTSSSLPSPGTPVQSPHPHFPHISKPVNGASISAPAPTRPFPFGKKTRKASLNGSSASSG, from the exons ATGACGATGCATCGAACAACCAGAATTAAGATAACGGAGCTGAACCCCCACCTcatgtgtgtgctgtgtggtggATACTTCATCGATGCCACAACCATTATAGAATGTCTCCATTCAT TCTGCAAGATGTGCATTGTGCGCTATCTGGAGACCAGCAAGTATTGCCCCATCTGTGACGTGCCAGTACACAAAACCAAGCCTCTGCTCAATATAAG GTCTGACAAAACCCTACAAGACATTGTCTACAAGCTGGTCCCTGGTCTCTTCAAAA ATGagatgaagagaaggagagacttTTACGCGGATCACCCTTCTGTAGATG CTACGACAAGGTCTAATGAGGATCGAGGGGAGGTGGCGGACGAGGACAAGAGAATCATCACAGACGATGAGATCATCAGCCTCTCCATTGAGTTCTTCGATCACAACAAGTACATCAACAA GGCTGAACAGACCGGCGTGACTGAGGACCAACTGACTAAAGAACAG GTGAACAATAAGAGGTATCTGCAGTGTCCAGCAGCCATGACCATCATGCACCTGAGGAAGTTCCTCCGCAGTAAGATGGACATCCCCTGTACCTATCAG GTTGAAGTGATGTATGAAGATGAGCCACTGAAAGATTACTACACATTAATGGACATAGCCTACATCTACACCTGGAGAAGG AATGGCCCTTTGCCGTTGAAGTACCGCGTCAGACCTAGCTGTAAGAAGATGAAGATGAGTCATCTGCAGCAGGAGGGCCAGAACAGCACTGGTCGGTCCACTGAGAGCGACTCAGCCAGCGACAAAGCCTGCAGCCCTGCCGCtgtcccctccacctcctcatcctTGCCCAGCCCTGGCACCCCGGTGCAGTCCCCACACCCACACTTCCCCCACATCTCCAAGCCCGTCAATGGAGCCTCCATCTCGGCCCCAGCTCCTACCAGACCCTTCCCCTTTGGAAAAAAAACACGGAAGGCCTCGCTGAATGGTTCTTCTGCATCCTCGGGATGA